From Ktedonobacteraceae bacterium:
AAGTGGAATGGCCTGATGACTATCGATGAGTTGGCGCGGGCTTCTTCGCTGCACTCAGCATGACAGGCCCCGGACACACGCCGCTGTGTCCGGGGCCTGTCATGCTGAGTGCAGCGAAGAAGCCCCACCTGATACTATTTACTCTTCCGGCAGGCTGATGAGAATGGCATTGCCGTCGATGCGTACGGGGTAGGTGAAAATATCCTGGCGCGCGGGGCCGCGCAAGACCTTCCCGGTACGAACGTTGAACTGGGCACCGTGCCAGGGGCAGGTCAGCACTTCGCCGTCGAGTTCGCCTTCGTTGAGGGGACCGCTGATGTGGGTGCAATTGTCGGTAAAGGCATAAACGGTGCCATCTACTTTTGCCAGGCAGATTGGCTCCCCATCTACCTCGACGGCCATCAGTTCGCCGTCTTCAAGATCATCAACTTCCGCTACTTGTACAAAATCCGACATATGAGAAACGCATTCCTATTCATCGTCATCTTCATCATCTGTGGGTGGTTTTTCCAGACCTGCCAGTGCCAGGCCGCGGTGCAGCACGCGCAGGGAGAGAAAAGCACATTTTGTGCGCGCCGGACTGATGGGGATACCAAGCGCGTCCAGCACATCATCTTTGCCGAGCCGGACAACTTCCTCCACCGTTCTGCCTTCGATCATCTCTGAGAGCATCGATGCCGTGGCCTGGCTGATCGCGCAGCCGCGGCCCTGAAAACGCACGGCGCTGACGCGGTCTCCATCGATCTGGAGATCGATAGCGAGCTGGTCGCCGCACAGTGGGTTGGAGTCTT
This genomic window contains:
- a CDS encoding non-heme iron oxygenase ferredoxin subunit, coding for MSDFVQVAEVDDLEDGELMAVEVDGEPICLAKVDGTVYAFTDNCTHISGPLNEGELDGEVLTCPWHGAQFNVRTGKVLRGPARQDIFTYPVRIDGNAILISLPEE
- a CDS encoding SUF system NifU family Fe-S cluster assembly protein, with protein sequence MSMDYREYILDHYRHPRNYGKLEHPDAHAEDSNPLCGDQLAIDLQIDGDRVSAVRFQGRGCAISQATASMLSEMIEGRTVEEVVRLGKDDVLDALGIPISPARTKCAFLSLRVLHRGLALAGLEKPPTDDEDDDE